GATATCCGTCACATAGTAATCCCAATAGGCAGAGCGGTTAGACAACACGAAAAAAGTCAGTACCAAAAATAAAAAGGAAAGCAGAAAAAACAACAAAGCATTTAAAAATACTGAATTGGCAAAGGACTCAAAGATCCCGTATCTTTTTTTATGCATGAACGGAATAATAGATTGATGAACGATAATTTTAAAGCTGTATATTGGTGAAACTACTTGATCAGAAAAATCCCCTGAGATTAATCAGGTGACTGCTTCAGTAAAATGATGGAAGGAAAATGTACAGCCCTGTATTTTTTTGCAAAAAAAAAGCTACCGAAGTAGCTTATTATTCTTAAAAGGAATCAAAAACTAAAATAAATTATTCTGTTTAAGGCTTCCACTGGCTCCTTTAGGCAAAAAAACAACCTTCCTGCTAATCATTTTCGCTTTTTCAAGAACTTTTATTGCTTTCTGACGTTCGATTTCCTTAGTCATTGTTGAGGAGCTGTCCCATTGAGTAGATTCTTTCATATTGTATAATTTTGTGGTGTTATTGGCAATTAATCAGGCATTCATCACCTGCTTATTATTCTTTTAGCATAAAACAGACCATTTTTTAAAAAACCGGGAGTTAAAATAAAAAAAGTTCATCCTATGGTATCAGTTTTGTAAACTTTCAATGCATAGGGAACTTAATTCTATGTTACAAATATGGGTTCTCTATTCAAGCAGAAAAAAGAATACCGGCAAAACCAATAATAAAAATACAAGATGAAAATATTTCTTACAGGAGCAACAGGATACATTGGAAAGAGACTGCTTATCCAACTTTTAAGCGACGGGCATGAAGTAATCTGTTCAGTACGTGATAGAAAGAGGTTTGACACTTCCATGTACAGTAATTACCAGGATAAACTGAGCATTGTTGAACATGATTATAACGATCCTGAAACCCTTGTTCCGATAGAAAAAGATATTGATGCTGCCTATTATCTTATACATTCCATGTCTTCCAATGCAGACTTCAGCAAAGCGGAAAAAATATCTGCCCGGAATTTCTCCGGAATCATTGAACAGACTTCCTGCAAACAGGTCATTTACCTGACGGGGATTGTAAATGAAGATAAACTTTCCAAACACCTCCAGTCAAGGAAAGATGTTGAGGAAGAACTTAAATCTCCAAACTACAGCCTTACCGTGCTCCGAGCAGGGATTATCATCGGATCAGGATCGGCATCTTTTGAAATTATCCGCGATCTGGTGGAAAAATTACCGGTAATGGTTGCTCCTAAATGGCTTAAGACCCTTTGCCAGCCGATTGGTATCAGAAACGTTATCGAGCTCCTGACCGGTGTTATGCACAAGCCGTTTACCTATAACAGGCATTTTGACATTGCAGGCCCGGATGTATTATCTTACAAGGAAATGCTGCTCATGTTTGCCAGCGAGCGCAAGCTTAAAAGAGTGATTATTTCCGTTCCGTTCCTAAGTCCTAAATTATCTTCTTACTGGTTGTACTTCATTACTTCAACTTCCTATGCACTGGCAAAAAACCTGGTTGACAGTATGACCATTAACGTAGTAGCCGAAGATAACGACCTGGCAGAAAAGCTGAATGTAAAGCTCCTGACTTACCGCGAAAGCCTGAAGCTGAGCTTTGATAAAATCGAACAGAATGAAGTGCTGTCGACATGGTATGATTCATTCGGGAATTACCGCTATACTAAAAATGTGTGGGAATTTTTGGAGGTTCCCTGCAAAGGCGTCTTTAAAGACCGGAGGACCCATGAAGTGAAAGATGAAAAAAAGACCTTAAGTAAAATTTTCGGAATCGGCGGGAAGAACGGGTGGTATTATGCCAATCATTTGTGGAGCATACGAGGTATGCTGGACAAGCTTTTCGGTGGTGTGGGACTGAAAAGAGGCCGTAAAAATTCAGCTACGGTAAATGCCGGAGACAGCGTGGATTTCTGGAGGGTATTATATGCCAGCAAGGAAGATAAAAGGCTGCTGCTTTTTGCCGAAATGAAAATGCCGGGTGAAGCATGGCTGGATTTTAAAATTGAAGACGGAAAACTGATCCAGGAGGCCACATTCAGGCCTGTGGGTTTGATGGGCAGGCTGTACTGGTATTCCGTACTTCCGTTCCATGCATACCTGTTTAACGGAATGATTAAAAAACTTACTGATGACCGGTAATTTTGCAGCGTTTCAATCCGGACAAATCCCGGTAAATCCATGCAGTTGAATTTTTTGCAAACAGCTTTTTAATAAACGGAATATACAAATTTTGCGAGGTACCACTTTTTTGTTTTTTTATAATACCTTTACTGCATCTGTCAGCGCAACTTTTCTTATTTTATCAGAACAGCACTATGATTGAAAATACTTTTGGAATAAATATCGTACCTGAAAACGAAGCACACCGTCTTGATGCCCTGAAGCGCTACCGGATTACCGATACGCCTTCCGAAGAGAGCTTTGACGGAATTGCCAGGCTTGCTGCACAGATTTTTAATACTCCGGTGTCACTGCTTTCCCTTGTAGATGCCGAATCTGTATTTTTTAAAGCAAATATAGGAATGGGTAAAGCAACCCGGACCAACAGAGGCAAAAGCCTGTGCGCACTTGCGGTGATGGACGAAAAATTAACCGTATTTGAAGATGCTCTGAAAGAACCCTGCCTGATCGCCAACCCCAATGTTACCGGCGATTTCGGACTGCGTTTTTATGCAGGAGCACCGCTGATTACCCATGACGGGTTTTCTATCGGTACTTTGTGCATCATTGACCAAAAATCAAGAATATTCAGTGATGCTGACAGGCTGATCCTTGAAGGCCTTGCCAAAACGGCAATGGACCATATAGAACTCCGGAGATCTTCCCTTGATACCATAGATGAAGTAAGGCAGGTAAATATCCAGCTGAATGCAACCAGGAAAAATTTAGAAGATGCAGTACACGAACTGGCCGAGTTCAATATGGAAATGGAAGCCACCAATGATGAGCTTAACAAAGTGAACAATGAACTGAGCAAATCCTATGACCTGACGGTTTCACTGAACGCAAGCCTCAA
The sequence above is a segment of the Chryseobacterium sp. JJR-5R genome. Coding sequences within it:
- a CDS encoding SDR family oxidoreductase, with the protein product MKIFLTGATGYIGKRLLIQLLSDGHEVICSVRDRKRFDTSMYSNYQDKLSIVEHDYNDPETLVPIEKDIDAAYYLIHSMSSNADFSKAEKISARNFSGIIEQTSCKQVIYLTGIVNEDKLSKHLQSRKDVEEELKSPNYSLTVLRAGIIIGSGSASFEIIRDLVEKLPVMVAPKWLKTLCQPIGIRNVIELLTGVMHKPFTYNRHFDIAGPDVLSYKEMLLMFASERKLKRVIISVPFLSPKLSSYWLYFITSTSYALAKNLVDSMTINVVAEDNDLAEKLNVKLLTYRESLKLSFDKIEQNEVLSTWYDSFGNYRYTKNVWEFLEVPCKGVFKDRRTHEVKDEKKTLSKIFGIGGKNGWYYANHLWSIRGMLDKLFGGVGLKRGRKNSATVNAGDSVDFWRVLYASKEDKRLLLFAEMKMPGEAWLDFKIEDGKLIQEATFRPVGLMGRLYWYSVLPFHAYLFNGMIKKLTDDR